A region from the Stygiolobus caldivivus genome encodes:
- a CDS encoding ribose-phosphate diphosphokinase, which yields MIIIGGTATNGIDERVSRLLNLKLIKVEHKVFPDGESYIRIPEQINDKEVVLIQSLYPPQDKHLVDLFLMIETLADMKIEKINVVAPYLAYSRQNRRFKEGEAVSVKTVLNLIRKSGATSLAVVEPHHYEELEYFDGETRVIDPIPDIGKVISEKTKGPLVLAPDKGALNRAKRLAEILNTDYMFIEKERDLNTGEVRVKNLPELKVNGRDVVLIDDIISTGGTMVQAISMVKKQGAKNVYVSAVHGLFIGDAYSKLIQAGASEVIITNTIPQDPSKVSVVDVSDAIARTI from the coding sequence ATGATCATTATAGGAGGTACAGCAACTAACGGGATTGATGAAAGAGTGTCGAGGTTACTTAATTTAAAGTTAATAAAAGTAGAGCATAAAGTCTTTCCTGACGGTGAATCCTACATCAGGATACCAGAACAAATAAACGATAAAGAGGTAGTTTTGATCCAGTCACTCTACCCACCTCAGGATAAGCACTTAGTAGACTTATTCCTCATGATAGAGACCTTAGCCGATATGAAAATAGAGAAGATTAACGTAGTCGCACCTTATCTGGCTTATTCGAGACAGAACAGGAGGTTTAAAGAGGGGGAAGCCGTAAGCGTAAAAACCGTACTGAACTTAATTAGAAAGAGCGGTGCTACCTCCTTAGCAGTAGTTGAACCCCACCACTATGAAGAACTAGAGTATTTTGACGGAGAGACTAGAGTAATCGACCCGATACCAGATATAGGCAAGGTAATCTCAGAAAAGACTAAAGGGCCGCTTGTCCTAGCCCCCGATAAAGGAGCCTTAAATAGAGCTAAGAGACTTGCGGAAATATTAAACACTGACTATATGTTCATCGAGAAGGAGAGGGACTTAAATACTGGTGAAGTAAGGGTAAAGAACTTACCTGAACTCAAAGTGAACGGCAGGGACGTGGTCTTAATTGACGATATTATAAGTACGGGGGGCACTATGGTACAAGCTATTTCAATGGTGAAGAAGCAAGGTGCTAAAAACGTTTATGTATCAGCTGTCCATGGCCTCTTTATAGGAGATGCGTACTCTAAGCTAATACAAGCCGGTGCATCAGAAGTCATAATCACCAATACTATACCGCAAGACCCGAGCAAAGTATCTGTCGTAGACGTATCAGATGCGATAGCGAGGACAATATGA
- a CDS encoding TRM11 family SAM-dependent methyltransferase has translation MNYAYLNLDNIFLALHELRSLIHGTEKEYYYGVALYDGSEKVAEKSGTIKKSGVVLAMSTDVKDIVDQLRGHCFSVDIDVPMREYKNYAKGVYGEVVSSIKTSKKCDKLDLIVTEGMIIAGKRASEKDTWSLISHSKRPYTQSGSLNPELGRVMVNLSESSQQILDPFVGTGTIMIEGKWLGLNCIGSDIDPSMVYKTLFNLKHFNYDCEILQADATFPPMRETESVVTDPPYGRSFSPKGLSDLYEEFFYSVVELVRGKVVFTTDFKFDWRDALKSSGFKDIQIHTIYEHKSLSRAIYVVTK, from the coding sequence ATGAACTACGCGTATTTGAACCTAGATAACATTTTTTTAGCTTTACATGAACTCAGGAGTTTGATCCACGGTACTGAAAAAGAATATTATTACGGCGTAGCACTTTACGACGGAAGTGAAAAAGTAGCCGAAAAGTCAGGGACGATTAAGAAGAGTGGTGTAGTCTTAGCCATGTCTACTGACGTTAAGGACATAGTAGACCAACTACGGGGCCACTGTTTTTCGGTGGACATTGACGTACCGATGAGGGAGTATAAAAATTACGCAAAAGGCGTTTACGGTGAGGTCGTGTCCAGCATAAAGACGTCAAAGAAGTGTGATAAATTAGACCTGATAGTTACTGAAGGCATGATTATCGCAGGAAAAAGGGCTTCGGAAAAGGACACATGGTCTCTAATTTCCCACTCTAAAAGGCCCTATACCCAGTCCGGTTCCCTAAACCCCGAGTTGGGGAGGGTCATGGTAAACTTGTCTGAGTCTTCCCAACAAATATTAGACCCTTTTGTGGGTACCGGGACGATCATGATAGAGGGTAAATGGCTAGGGCTAAACTGTATAGGTAGTGACATAGACCCTTCCATGGTCTACAAGACGTTATTTAACTTGAAGCATTTTAATTACGACTGCGAAATCCTTCAAGCTGATGCCACATTTCCGCCGATGAGAGAAACTGAGTCTGTAGTTACAGACCCGCCCTATGGCAGGTCTTTTTCCCCTAAGGGATTATCAGACTTATATGAGGAATTTTTTTATAGCGTCGTGGAACTGGTCAGGGGAAAAGTAGTGTTTACTACGGATTTCAAGTTCGACTGGCGTGATGCCTTAAAAAGCTCTGGATTTAAAGACATCCAAATACACACCATATATGAGCATAAAAGTCTGAGTAGGGCTATTTACGTGGTAACCAAATGA
- the rnz gene encoding ribonuclease Z has protein sequence MIKVYFIGTGGGAPNKRGLPALLLQREGLYALFDAGEGTQQRLIDSGLGFMKIRVIGISHLHGDHVLGLPGLLETMGMYSRRDKITLLGPSGLKDFLLEVFSRTHFQPNFSIEFRDSYEDADVRITKFKTCHVIESYGFLFEEKERIKIDAEKLRSEGVNDWKIIRLLKEGKRVEIGTKVLIPEDYLVKKKGVRIAYTGDTAPCASVINSVRDVDLLVHDSTFLDEKEAHDYGHSNSKDAAEVALRSNAKRLALIHISPRYDDATPLLKEALKVFEKAFLPEPFSYYVIRD, from the coding sequence ATGATAAAGGTATATTTTATTGGGACAGGCGGGGGTGCACCTAATAAAAGAGGGTTACCTGCATTATTATTACAAAGAGAAGGCTTATATGCTCTCTTTGATGCTGGAGAAGGTACTCAACAACGCTTAATCGACTCTGGACTGGGTTTCATGAAGATTAGAGTAATAGGGATATCACACCTCCACGGAGATCACGTATTAGGGTTGCCCGGGCTGTTAGAGACTATGGGAATGTATTCTAGGAGGGACAAAATAACCCTATTAGGCCCGTCGGGGCTAAAGGACTTCTTATTGGAAGTCTTTTCAAGGACACACTTCCAGCCCAATTTCAGTATCGAATTCAGGGACAGCTATGAAGACGCTGACGTAAGGATAACTAAATTTAAGACGTGCCACGTGATAGAGTCTTACGGTTTCCTATTTGAGGAGAAAGAGAGGATTAAAATAGACGCAGAAAAGCTCAGGTCTGAGGGGGTAAACGATTGGAAAATTATCAGGCTATTAAAGGAGGGAAAACGGGTAGAGATCGGTACTAAAGTCCTTATCCCGGAAGACTACTTGGTAAAGAAGAAGGGGGTCAGAATAGCTTATACCGGTGATACCGCACCGTGCGCCTCTGTAATCAATTCCGTAAGAGACGTAGACCTTTTGGTCCACGACTCCACCTTCCTTGACGAGAAAGAGGCACACGACTACGGCCATTCTAACAGTAAAGACGCTGCCGAGGTCGCCCTAAGGTCGAACGCGAAGAGACTGGCCCTAATACACATAAGTCCCAGATACGACGATGCTACACCCCTCCTGAAAGAAGCCCTTAAGGTCTTTGAAAAAGCCTTTCTCCCTGAACCCTTTTCTTATTACGTCATTAGGGACTAG
- a CDS encoding RNA-binding domain-containing protein yields the protein MTRIIVEAEVRPSENKDKVLQAMLNFFDFERIKEEKVGISLVVIGESSTLKSLLRFHRALRDEKILDSARKYLYKGVSGNSISFMLNKQAAAVRRISFVDNENESPLGPIKVRIEYDDPQAVIDWLTPKTAKGVPLWENPIPQE from the coding sequence ATGACTAGGATAATAGTTGAGGCCGAAGTAAGGCCATCTGAGAATAAAGATAAAGTGCTCCAAGCGATGCTCAACTTCTTTGACTTCGAGAGGATTAAGGAAGAGAAAGTTGGTATCTCTTTGGTAGTTATCGGGGAGTCGTCGACGTTAAAGTCCTTATTGAGGTTTCACAGGGCACTTCGTGACGAGAAGATACTCGATTCTGCCAGAAAGTACCTCTACAAAGGTGTCAGCGGTAATAGCATTTCTTTCATGTTGAATAAGCAAGCCGCTGCAGTGAGGAGGATATCTTTTGTGGATAACGAAAACGAGTCCCCCCTCGGTCCTATAAAGGTCAGGATAGAGTACGATGACCCACAAGCGGTCATAGATTGGCTCACACCTAAGACAGCTAAGGGAGTCCCGTTATGGGAAAACCCTATCCCACAAGAATAA
- a CDS encoding AAA family ATPase — MPGSGKGELANLFREKGIKVITMSDVLRERYSKEAKQGERLMDFAFRMRNSHGKGVVAKMCLEKLDGSEKVVVFDGVRNWEEIEEFKKAGEVVIINVHSSPKVRYERILRRGRRDDSLTMEGLRKRDFEELQMGIGTVIALADYVLVNDKGLEEFKREAEDLVNRLI; from the coding sequence ATGCCTGGTTCGGGAAAGGGAGAGTTAGCTAACCTCTTCCGGGAGAAGGGGATTAAAGTAATAACTATGAGTGATGTACTCAGGGAGAGGTATAGTAAAGAAGCGAAGCAAGGAGAAAGGCTCATGGACTTCGCGTTTAGAATGCGTAATTCACACGGAAAAGGCGTAGTGGCCAAGATGTGCTTAGAAAAGCTAGATGGTTCGGAAAAAGTAGTAGTCTTTGATGGCGTTAGGAATTGGGAGGAGATCGAGGAGTTTAAGAAAGCTGGAGAAGTAGTGATAATTAATGTCCACTCCAGCCCAAAAGTCAGGTATGAGAGGATTTTACGGAGGGGGAGGAGGGACGACTCGCTCACGATGGAAGGTCTTAGGAAAAGGGACTTTGAAGAGCTCCAAATGGGGATCGGTACGGTAATTGCGTTAGCGGACTACGTCTTAGTCAACGATAAAGGACTAGAGGAATTTAAGAGAGAGGCGGAAGATTTAGTAAATAGGTTAATATGA
- the thpR gene encoding RNA 2',3'-cyclic phosphodiesterase yields MRLFIAVKVPQLPKITEALDALGRVGADVKLVEPWNIHLTLVFLGELPENKLDLIKDSMDAVSFSSFKVKFFGTGAFPNLNKPRVLWIGLNEGVTQLRQLRGELYKQLVSRGIRPEDEKEFSPHLTLGRIKGPRNVVNLVQVLNEYASTDFGEVNVEEVTLFKSTLTPKGPIYDPLYGVRSIDRRGGTETNKAR; encoded by the coding sequence TTGAGGTTATTCATCGCAGTTAAAGTACCTCAATTACCGAAAATTACTGAAGCACTAGACGCCTTGGGGAGAGTGGGAGCTGACGTAAAACTAGTTGAACCGTGGAACATCCACCTAACGCTAGTCTTCTTGGGTGAACTGCCCGAAAACAAGCTAGACTTGATAAAGGACTCAATGGACGCAGTTAGCTTTTCTTCCTTCAAGGTAAAGTTTTTCGGTACCGGGGCATTCCCAAACTTGAACAAACCGAGGGTACTATGGATAGGGCTTAATGAAGGAGTTACTCAATTGAGGCAACTCAGAGGAGAGTTATATAAACAGCTGGTCTCGAGGGGTATAAGGCCTGAAGACGAAAAGGAGTTTTCCCCTCACTTAACGTTAGGCAGGATCAAAGGGCCCAGAAATGTAGTAAACTTAGTCCAAGTCCTTAATGAGTACGCCAGTACGGACTTCGGAGAAGTGAACGTTGAAGAGGTGACCCTCTTCAAAAGTACGTTAACTCCAAAAGGGCCAATATACGATCCTTTATACGGAGTGAGGAGTATTGATAGAAGAGGAGGTACTGAAACGAATAAAGCCAGATGA
- the cca gene encoding CCA tRNA nucleotidyltransferase, giving the protein MIEEEVLKRIKPDDVERHKLEKILSNVMDRLKGYEAEVEGSFRKGTWLKGDTDLDVFVFFPKEVGKEYLKEMAIKELVSRFSDYNYTIAYAEHPYLMLDVEGVEVDIVPALKVLSGSEAVTAADRTPFHTRFVTQHLDEKGKDEVRLLKRFLKGIGAYGAEIKVQGFSGYVSELLIIHYETFKNTLAEASKWVPPVKVYFTEPAREFTEPLQIPDPVDPRRNAASAVSMEKLGLFSLASRYYLKEPSMEFFFPKEPHYDKIKGDILLVNVILEENVVEDILWGQVWRNVDKIRNILTERGFRVIDISAWGNNEKLTIAIQLESKDIGKYYLNIGPYFYQWESIDNFVRKNENIWIGRDGRLYSIKERKETDVTEIVKSNLSFKHKFKLELEWVKEVKGDPCLMRFLRKSPPWLK; this is encoded by the coding sequence TTGATAGAAGAGGAGGTACTGAAACGAATAAAGCCAGATGATGTAGAGAGGCATAAACTCGAGAAGATACTGAGTAACGTAATGGACAGGTTAAAAGGGTATGAAGCTGAGGTAGAAGGGTCATTTAGAAAAGGGACATGGCTCAAGGGAGATACTGACTTAGACGTTTTTGTCTTCTTCCCAAAAGAGGTAGGTAAGGAATACTTAAAGGAAATGGCTATAAAGGAACTAGTATCGCGTTTTTCCGACTACAATTACACTATTGCGTATGCGGAACACCCTTACTTAATGCTCGACGTAGAGGGAGTCGAAGTCGATATAGTCCCAGCTCTCAAAGTCCTGAGCGGTAGTGAAGCCGTTACTGCGGCTGACAGGACTCCTTTCCATACGAGGTTTGTGACCCAACACCTCGATGAAAAAGGGAAAGACGAAGTGAGGTTATTAAAAAGGTTCTTAAAGGGTATAGGGGCTTACGGGGCAGAGATCAAAGTCCAGGGCTTTTCAGGTTATGTCAGTGAGCTCTTGATAATCCATTACGAGACTTTTAAGAACACTCTTGCAGAAGCTTCTAAATGGGTACCGCCGGTAAAGGTGTACTTCACGGAGCCCGCTAGGGAGTTTACAGAACCCCTCCAGATACCAGACCCGGTAGACCCTAGGAGGAACGCAGCCTCAGCCGTATCCATGGAAAAATTGGGTCTGTTTTCATTAGCATCAAGGTATTACTTGAAAGAACCATCTATGGAGTTCTTTTTCCCCAAGGAACCGCACTACGATAAAATAAAGGGGGACATACTACTCGTAAACGTAATATTAGAGGAAAATGTGGTAGAAGATATCTTATGGGGGCAGGTCTGGAGGAACGTAGATAAAATAAGGAATATACTTACTGAAAGGGGCTTTAGAGTGATCGATATCAGTGCGTGGGGGAACAATGAGAAACTGACTATTGCTATACAGCTGGAGAGTAAAGATATCGGTAAATATTACCTCAATATTGGCCCTTACTTTTATCAGTGGGAGAGCATAGACAACTTTGTCAGAAAAAACGAGAACATCTGGATAGGTAGGGACGGCAGGCTTTACTCGATTAAGGAAAGAAAAGAGACTGATGTAACAGAAATAGTAAAGTCAAACTTATCTTTTAAGCATAAGTTCAAGCTAGAATTAGAATGGGTTAAAGAGGTGAAGGGAGACCCATGCCTGATGCGTTTCCTGAGAAAGTCTCCTCCTTGGTTAAAGTAA
- a CDS encoding serine/threonine protein kinase, with translation MVKVREIIYPYYDKGIEEELLNNGVEEVFSFGNTQLGKYRVIGKGKNGIVAYMGGGKVIKIRRSDSPKESLKVEAKIQSLAYPVSPRVYSYGKNFIIMEYVHGRHLSKSESIDVIIGLLRAAKELEDKKIEHQELVRPYKNVLISDKIYIIDYDDATIKEKARNVTSVLSWLKRVDLARKYIKGATIEDIIRELLVSFS, from the coding sequence TTGGTTAAAGTAAGGGAGATCATATACCCCTACTATGACAAGGGGATAGAGGAAGAGCTCCTAAATAACGGTGTAGAGGAAGTCTTTTCCTTCGGGAACACGCAGTTGGGTAAATACCGTGTGATAGGAAAGGGTAAAAACGGTATAGTCGCGTATATGGGGGGAGGTAAAGTAATTAAGATAAGGAGGAGTGATTCACCTAAGGAGAGCCTTAAAGTTGAGGCAAAGATACAGTCCTTAGCATACCCCGTATCACCCAGAGTATACAGTTACGGCAAAAATTTTATAATCATGGAATACGTCCACGGTAGGCACTTATCTAAAAGCGAAAGTATTGACGTGATCATTGGCTTGCTCAGGGCAGCAAAAGAATTAGAGGATAAGAAAATAGAACACCAAGAGCTGGTAAGACCTTATAAGAATGTGTTAATCAGCGACAAGATTTACATTATAGATTATGACGATGCTACCATAAAAGAAAAGGCCAGAAATGTTACTTCGGTATTGTCGTGGTTAAAAAGGGTAGACCTTGCGAGGAAGTATATAAAAGGAGCTACCATTGAGGATATAATCAGAGAACTGCTGGTATCTTTTTCTTAG
- a CDS encoding fibronectin type III domain-containing protein, whose product MQSLPIPIQDPAVAYYNGSIYVIGGNTAGPYPVPNVYVYSDGKWVQGPSLPFALAGARAVVYDGSLYVVGGANFTNIFGGVLKLQGDHWVVVSNSMPRPVYNEIVFVYNNELYVVGGANFTGFTISPPSDLIQVYSFQTGQWEIIGKTPQPLSDSGYFFNGTVLYVVGGYIGYADDTACVYEYFPANNSWVKLTPLSSGIEGEALGYQQGVIYIVGGYFFNHGIIDPGVVAYYYNGSWYYPGFVESVPTEYSGYVQVGDTLYIVGGNELPSQDFTNAFQSIKIELPPPRPNLVYYTAGNGTVTLVWDDNSSSGYYINYWGNNGQRGSIITYSTSYTFSNLVDGVTYHFQIIPFNKVGNGTPSEIITLTPFSVPNTPLVKVKLGDKNATVMWRPTFNGGFPIEGYYLFIEGGNLRFEENVGNISSYTFTNLTPGVTYRVGVIAYNEFGNSSPAEVEFVAITKANVSLVATRLVNGLLLSWNSSQPSKFILIVSSNGKMLENLSLSNYSILLNLPFGTYNVTLEAVNQAGIQSTSLLVNYYLVPPLPQVQITLEGNLLNVNWTDTPYATYYLVYVNGTLFENTTLNHVTVPLTPGKTGVQIVAGNALYHSEPQIYTVYLSSYSNVVITDTTSTDANSTIVHSILPVTSTVDGLSINLTTALVILVLFIVSLAIIMVVIEREK is encoded by the coding sequence TTGCAAAGCCTTCCTATACCTATTCAGGATCCAGCTGTAGCATATTATAACGGCTCCATATATGTTATAGGGGGAAATACGGCCGGGCCCTATCCAGTGCCTAACGTATATGTGTACTCGGACGGGAAGTGGGTCCAAGGCCCAAGCTTGCCCTTTGCCCTAGCTGGGGCTAGGGCTGTAGTTTATGACGGTTCGTTATACGTAGTAGGGGGGGCTAATTTCACGAATATATTTGGGGGAGTATTAAAGCTCCAAGGTGATCATTGGGTTGTCGTTTCAAACTCAATGCCTAGACCAGTGTACAACGAAATCGTATTCGTGTATAATAATGAACTCTATGTGGTAGGGGGAGCCAATTTCACGGGATTTACAATATCTCCACCTTCTGACTTAATTCAAGTCTATTCATTCCAGACCGGTCAGTGGGAGATTATAGGTAAAACTCCTCAACCGCTATCTGACTCAGGTTATTTCTTTAACGGGACAGTACTTTACGTGGTAGGTGGGTATATAGGTTATGCAGACGATACAGCTTGCGTATACGAGTATTTTCCGGCTAATAATTCTTGGGTAAAATTAACTCCCTTGAGTTCGGGGATCGAGGGTGAGGCATTAGGATATCAACAAGGTGTTATTTATATTGTAGGGGGATATTTCTTTAACCACGGGATTATCGATCCGGGGGTAGTGGCTTATTATTATAATGGAAGTTGGTATTACCCTGGGTTTGTCGAGAGTGTACCTACTGAGTATAGCGGTTATGTTCAAGTTGGTGATACTCTATATATAGTAGGAGGTAATGAACTGCCTTCTCAGGACTTTACCAACGCTTTTCAGAGCATAAAAATAGAACTACCCCCACCTAGACCTAACTTAGTCTATTACACGGCCGGTAACGGAACGGTTACGTTAGTTTGGGACGATAATAGCTCATCTGGGTATTATATTAACTACTGGGGGAATAACGGCCAGAGAGGTTCAATAATTACTTACTCTACTTCTTACACTTTTAGTAATTTGGTCGATGGGGTCACATATCATTTTCAGATTATTCCCTTTAATAAAGTAGGAAATGGTACACCTTCAGAAATTATTACTCTAACTCCTTTCTCAGTCCCGAACACCCCATTAGTAAAAGTAAAACTGGGAGATAAGAACGCCACTGTGATGTGGAGGCCTACATTTAACGGTGGGTTCCCTATCGAGGGGTATTATCTATTCATTGAGGGGGGAAACTTACGCTTTGAGGAGAACGTAGGTAATATCTCTTCTTACACTTTTACCAATTTAACCCCGGGCGTTACTTATAGGGTCGGAGTGATAGCGTATAACGAATTCGGGAACAGTAGTCCGGCCGAAGTAGAATTTGTGGCAATTACCAAGGCTAACGTAAGCTTAGTAGCTACAAGACTCGTTAACGGGTTATTGTTATCATGGAATTCATCACAACCTTCAAAATTTATACTAATCGTAAGCTCAAATGGTAAAATGTTGGAGAATCTAAGCCTTTCAAATTATTCAATACTTCTCAACTTGCCTTTCGGGACTTATAACGTTACTTTAGAGGCTGTTAACCAAGCTGGCATCCAATCCACTAGCTTATTAGTTAATTATTACTTAGTTCCACCTTTACCTCAAGTACAAATTACCCTTGAAGGCAATCTACTTAACGTGAATTGGACAGACACGCCGTACGCTACATATTATCTGGTTTATGTTAACGGCACGTTATTTGAAAACACTACCTTAAACCACGTAACGGTTCCCCTTACTCCGGGGAAAACAGGAGTTCAGATAGTTGCGGGGAATGCTCTATACCATTCTGAGCCTCAAATTTATACTGTATACTTGTCAAGTTATTCAAATGTTGTTATTACGGACACTACGTCTACTGACGCTAACTCTACTATTGTACACTCCATACTACCTGTAACTTCAACAGTTGATGGTTTAAGTATCAACTTGACCACTGCCTTAGTGATTCTAGTTTTATTCATCGTTTCTTTAGCCATAATCATGGTGGTCATAGAGAGAGAAAAATGA